A stretch of the Theileria equi strain WA chromosome 1, complete sequence genome encodes the following:
- a CDS encoding signal peptide-containing protein (encoded by transcript BEWA_024600A), translating into MKGCKILFVACLARLCTCGDVAEVVSLLSNYTPVHLKLDDPNQLGVETIENTTDGVTSMSFIPITRHCFDSVSEEDTDIWIPGDGERAAAVHMYYRSAYYKLISIHTISRGSYSTLFFENKSGKWRQIRKMKFDTGLESLKAPLEDPDKHDECTEVEGLKAVDNNTINILNLDDVKVHKLTRNFGDVRWVRYRISESFDITKIVDGSTDVWIGTPGEKCRMFQMIYKPLEPTLLSVNVLSKNRSTFIYFYQSSDKWEPMESKDFHIKIHSNLRDSSENLSQPHSSPKFGLFKVEPPSKFGLRYGPEESAKPKYLELQRMNGVLPHETEHRKSLVPKKCFIDVSSTMKNSMFEHAESDSSPYKVIRALPEVIVDRVVDGNEPIWESVADQSCLSASLLYKDEHVKFAKLSVKEDSEIAELYFEKNKGIWVSHNEETYKSKVEGFLGELGGLEDYYNALPTASAYLISAFLILILSTGIF; encoded by the coding sequence ATGAAAGGATGCAAAATATTATTTGTTGCTTGCCTAGCAAGGTTATGCACTTGTGGAGATGTGGCGGAAGTTGTATCCCTGTTGTCTAACTACACCCCGGTTCACCTAAAACTTGACGATCCGAATCAGCTGGGAGTAGAAACGATTGAAAATACCACAGATGGTGTTACATCAATGTCATTTATACCGATAACTCGACACTGCTTTGATAGTGTTTCAGAAGAGGATACAGATATATGGATTCCAGGTGATGGGGAAAGAGCCGCAGCTGTTCATATGTACTACAGATCAGCCTATTACAAGCTGATTAGTATACATACTATATCAAGAGGTTCGTATTCCACTCTCTTCTTCGAGAATAAATCTGGGAAATGGAGGCAAATCAGAAAGATGAAGTTTGATACTGGATTAGAATCTCTCAAAGCGCCGCTAGAAGATCCGGACAAACACGATGAATGCACGGAAGTTGAAGGATTGAAAGCAGTAGATAATAATACAATCAATATATTGAACCTTGATGACGTAAAAGTACACAAACTAACCCGTAATTTTGGCGATGTGAGATGGGTAAGATACCGCATATCTGAGAGTTTTGATATTACAAAAATTGTGGATGGCTCCACTGACGTTTGGATTGGAACTCCTGGTGAAAAGTGCCGTATGTTCCAAATGATTTATAAACCTTTAGAGCCTACATTGCTTTCTGTTAATGTGTTATCCAAAAACAGATCAACTTTCATTTACTTTTATCAGAGCAGTGACAAATGGGAACCTATGGAATCAAAGGACTTTCACATTAAAATTCATTCTAATCTAAGAGATAGCAGTGAAAATTTATCACAACCACATTCAAGTCCAAAATTTGGACTGTTCAAAGTTGAACCACCTTCCAAGTTTGGTTTAAGATATGGACCTGAGGAGTCTGCTAAACCCAAGTATCTTGAATTacaaaggatgaatggagtaTTACCACATGAAACTGAACATAGAAAATCGCTTGTTCCTAAAAAGTGTTTTATCGATGTCTCTTCAACAATGAAAAATTCTATGTTTGAACATGCAGAATCTGACTCTTCGCCATACAAGGTTATCCGTGCACTTCCAGAGGTTATTGTGGATAGAGTAGTTGATGGTAATGAGCCAATTTGGGAATCTGTAGCAGATCAATCGTGTTTATCTGCATCACTATTGTATAAAGACGAACATGTAAAGTTTGCAAAGTTATCAGTTAAGGAAGATTCTGAGATAGCCGAAttgtattttgaaaagaataaaggtATTTGGGTATCCCATAATGAAGAAACGTACAAATCCAAGGTTGAAGGATTTTTGGGAGAGCTTGGTGGACTTGAAGATTACTACAATGCTTTACCTACAGCTTCTGCATATTTAATTTCCgcatttttaatattaATTTTAAGTACGGGcatattttaa
- a CDS encoding chaperone protein DNAj, putative (encoded by transcript BEWA_024610A): MEASKKKTKHHAKPSQNKEKAVSSGTGIWKVWSFLKENVVITSILAIVIVAFVLKYYEDVHSINSRFIKVDVDIYKVLGVPKDAKEAEIRAKYRELSLKWHPDKNKDCVDCEKKFRDLKEAYRIILNPYLREIYDDTNGLTVNIIPSKTTNLTSKNYNKFVKGSNKVWVIQAYSDDNYYCKLFAPLWDEFAEKYGKYASFGRINVLLDKGAIKKLPAKVQIYPAIFMIFPNGKYDIFPTTVLDNEEDLTEYFESVYPSAVKEYGDYKKFKDSKFTSPKLLFYTKDVPILLNYISLKYKWQFEIAHLSQDAHVDELKDDVKAALPDAQLSGDTLSILYDKQGKIVAVNSQPLGNESVNLVSKMQMLIEPLIELSQENFDSLCAKEGGKDKICAIFSGMIRKGEFKCLGHEHLNATNLIKLLAKYDKFDNIMHKYPFDGEKNSAESLVDLQLATLNSPIKDIFSSGVLLLDHGKNQFCVISKKGEENEYDCGWENADDPSWINTLSEGDLGALDWFDLPENYKGDLFKFNCLKSQARLLYF; the protein is encoded by the exons ATGGAGGCCAGCAA GAAAAAGACAAAGCATCATGCCAAACCATCG CAGAATAAGGAAAAGGCAGTGTCCAGTGGAACTGGAATTTGGAAGGTGTGGTCATTCCTCAAGGAAAATGTTGTAATAACGTCCATACTTGCAATAGTAATAG TTGCATTTGTCCTAAAGTACTATGAAGATGTGCATAGCATAAATAGTCGATTCATAAAGGTTGACGTGGatatttacaaagtttTGGGTGTACCAAAAGATGCAAAGGAAGCTGAAATCAGAGCAAAATACAGGGAATTGAGTCTCAAATG GCATCCGGATAAGAACAAGGATTGTGTAGATTGTGAAAAGAAGTTCAGAGACCTCAAGGAAGCGTACAGGATCATTT TAAATCCGTATCTGAGAGAAATATACGATGATACCAACGGTTTAACCGTGAACATTATCCCATCCAAAACTACAAATTTGACCTCGAAGAATTATAACAA GTTTGTAAAGGGATCCAACAAGGTATGGGTGATACAAGCTTATTCTGATGACAATTACTACTGTAAACTTTTTGCTCCCTTGTGGGATGAGTTTGCAGAAAAATACGGAAAATATGCAAGCTTTGGCCGCATAAATGTTCTACTTGATAAAGGTGCAATTAAAAAACTTCCCGCAAAGGTGCAGATATATCCTGCGATATTTATGATTTTCCCAAACGGAAAATACGACATATTTCCAACGACAGTTTTAGATAATGAAGAGGACTTGActgaatattttgaaagtGTATATCCCTCTGCAGTAAAGGAATATGGAGATTACAAGAAATTCAAAGactccaaatttacctcCCCGAAATTGCTCTTTTATACCAAAGATGTACCAATACTCCTCAACTATATATCACTAAAATACAAGTGGCAGTTTGAAATTGCACACTTGTCTCAAGATGCACATGTTGATGAGCTAAAGGATGACGTAAAGGCTGCACTCCCAGATGCACAACTTTCAGGGGATaccttgtctattctgTATGATAAACAAGGGAAAATCGTTGCTGTGAACAGCCAACCTCTGGGTAACGaatctgtaaatttggtttcaaaaatgcaaatg CTGATTGAGCCTCTAATCGAGCTTTCCCAGGAAAACTTTGACAGTTTGTGCGCAAAGGAAGGAGGCAAAGATAAGATTTGTGCCATTTTTTCAGGTATGATTAGAAAAGGTGAATTTAAATGTTTAGGCCATGAGCATTTGAATGCTACTAACCTAATAAAATTACTTGCAAAGTACGATAAATTTGATAATATAATGCACAAGTACCCAtttgatggagaaaagaACAGTGCAG AATCACTTGTCGATTTACAATTGGCTACGTTGAATTCGCCGATTAAAGACATCTTTAGCTCCGGAGTTCTTCTCCTTGATCATGGAAAAAACCAGTTTTGTgtcatttccaaaaagGGAGAAGAAAACGAATACGATTGCGGATGGGAAAATGCTGACGATCCTTCGTGGATAAACACTCTAAGCGAAGGAGACCTTGGTGCACTAGACTGGTTTGATCTACCAGAAAattataaaggagacctCTTCAAGTTCAACTGCCTAAAATCGCAGGCTCGATTGTTatacttttaa